One region of Culex pipiens pallens isolate TS chromosome 2, TS_CPP_V2, whole genome shotgun sequence genomic DNA includes:
- the LOC120416769 gene encoding zinc finger protein 425-like: protein MEPICRLCMEASRLNQSMTDETILTMVEDCVQIKVNPEKDLLPVEICDDCYYKIKDFSEFKENCHSIQEMLRKEIEQSRHQQAEVEVLDLLVDTITSTSQEEIIQEALLLSDINFDDLLDDVGDGNNNLDIPLFEGTVVEEQQPVECPEVAYEVIAETIAPQQQQKKKEEEVEEPVKKKPKRCYRNEYIAALVECETCGKAVHKTLIPGHMNMHKGIKPFKCPREGCRAEFHCKHKLKRHIGYKHGDGSSFLCDQCDKVLVSSLALYQHKFTAHHQREHKCSECDRRFGTAHGLERHMQTHSPNSQKFRCPQCPQTFARKTALEIHVRNHEKNRPYVCLECSCGYSHRTLLTKHIQMKHPQYSAQVVLQRIDTNELPSLADVC, encoded by the exons ATGGAACCGATCTGCCGTCTCTGCATGGAAGCCAGCCGTCTCAACCAGTCCATGACGGACGAAACCATCCTCACGATGGTGGAAGATTGCGTCCAGATAAAG GTGAACCCTGAAAAAGATCTACTTCCGGTGGAGATTTGCGACGATTGCTACTACAAAATCAAAGACTTTTCCGAGTTTAAGGAAAACTGCCACTCCATCCAGGAGATGCTGCGCAAAGAAATCGAACAGAGCCGGCACCAACAAGCGGAAGTTGAAGTGCTGGACCTGCTGGTGGACACCATTACGAGCACTTCGCAGGAGGAAATAATCCAGGAGGCCCTGCTGCTGAGCGATatcaactttgacgacctgctGGATGACGTCGGGGATGGGAATAATAACCTGGACATTCCGCTGTTTGAGGGTACCGTCGTCGAAGAGCAACAACCTGTGGAATGTCCGGAGGTGGCATACGAAGTAATAGCCGAAACGATTGCGCCgcagcagcaacaaaaaaagaaggaaGAGGAAGTGGAGGAACCGGTGAAGAAGAAGCCCAAGCGATGCTACCGGAACGAGTACATTGCGGCGCTGGTGGAGTGCGAAACATGCGGCAAGGCTGTCCACAAAACGCTGATCCCGGGTCACATGAATATGCACAAAG GTATCAAACCGTTCAAGTGCCCGCGGGAGGGCTGCCGGGCGGAGTTTCACTGCAAGCACAAATTGAAGCGACACATCGGCTACAAGCACGGCGATGGCAGCAGCTTTCTGTGCGATCAGTGCGACAAGGTGCTCGTGTCCAGCCTGGCCCTCTATCAGCACAAGTTTACCGCGCATCACCAGCGAGAACACAAATGCAGCGAGTGTGACAGACGGTTTGGCACGGC TCACGGCCTCGAGCGCCACATGCAGACCCACTCGCCCAACAGCCAAAAGTTCCGCTGTCCCCAGTGTCCGCAGACGTTCGCCCGGAAAACGGCCCTAGAGATCCACGTGCGGAACCACGAGAAAAATCGTCCGTACGTGTGCCTGGAGTGTAGCTGCGGATACAGCCATCGGACGCTGCTCACCAAACACATTCAGATGAAACACCCGCAATACTCGGCCCAGGTGGTCCTGCAACGGATCGACACCAACGAACTGCCCAGTTTGGCGGACGTTTGCTGA